The region TTTATTTTGCATGCCTTGTTTATtctgttaaacacaatatctctacaaattatACAGCTTGTTCACTATTTCAAATAATTGTAAAAAGagttaaaaatatccaaaacacattcatcGCTCCTCTGTGTTGTATTTAATATCTAACAAATATCGTGCTCAATAGTTTGGGTTGGATTTTTTGAGtaaaaaatagaaattttgacatgacacttatattattattattttaaaaaattatttaaatatattaactTAGCCCGGGTTATCAACTAGTGGTTTATTAGAACTAAAAAGTGGTCTAAAATGACTTTATATCAAAGTGGTATCAaaaggtggtaaaaagatgtcaaattggatgtatatgatgttaacatgttaattgtactaacaTATTATGGGAAGAGACTTTATAGGATGCCAAGTGACTTTAATATGATAGATAGTGAATTATttggtcgattagagccaaacagtgggccaaaattgactcatataaagtGATAAATATTAGTAAAGTGGCTGAATTTGTCTGCCGGTTGCCGGAGGTCACTAGGTTCAACTACTGCGTGACtatgtgattaattatcaaaaaaaattaatagGGGTGATGATCGTCAATACCGTCCTCGAAAATGTAATGGACCAAAATGTCCACGTACACTAACAATGGCTGTAAATACTGCCCAGATAAGCGTTGATACGCATTTGACAGTGGTTacttattttataaaaaaaattaaaaaattaagatCGAGTTTTCTTCGCTCCTAGCCACTTTAATACTAGCTTTTTTAACTCCCTAGCAGTTATGTCTCAAACCACAGGTAACATGCGGGTTTCGTATTACCCACttaaaattattcagaaaccgaatAGCAAAGAAGGTTACGATTTGCgttatttattctatttaatttaaagtatcttcttaattatttttgttttaagtCATGAAAGTATATAATCTTATATTCCATATGGGACAgctaattaatttttatttaaattttgaaaaaagaTAATATTCCTATATATTATTAAATACAACGACCAACATCTTTTTATTTCGAGATCTATTCATCTTTATTACATTAATTGTCAAAGAATCTCTTACTTGTTATATaagaatataataatatataccTTTGGATTTCAAAATTGTATTTAAAATCAAAATTGTATTTAAAATCTGAATTTAAAACCCATAATTTTTAATGGAGTCCTGGCCATACAGAGTGGTTGAAAACACAAGAGTATGgaaaaattaaatgaaaaaaataaattagTCCGTAATGGACAAATTGCATCCCTCTATTAATATTCTGACCAAAAACTTGATCACTTAAAAATCATGGAGAATCAATCTCTTACGGTAAACGTTCTTGAACACTGCGGTGTCTCTCCACCAGCTGACACTGTCAAAGTGACATCTCTGCCTCTTAATTTCTTCGACTTAATGTGGCTCACTTTCCATCCCCTTGGCCgtgttattttctttgattttccATACTCCACTAGCCACTTTATCGAACACACACTTCCAAATCTCAAAACATCACTGTCTCTTGCCCTCAAACACTTCACTCCTTTGGCTGGAAATTTAGTAGCACCCTGTGATACTAATTCCAACACCGAATTCCTGTTCCGTTACTTGGACGGAGACTCGGTGTCCGTAACAGTTGCCGAGTGCACTGATGATCTCGATTATCTTATTGGAATCCATGCTCGTGATGCTAGCATGCTAAATGCTTTTGTTCCTCAACTTCCATCAGCCACTTGTGTTGAAATTTCCGGGAAGAAATGTTCTGTAGCTCCTGTGTTTGCTATCCAAATAACTGTATTTCCAAGACGCGCCATCTGTATTGGAATTAGAAGCGCTCACGCAGTTGCAGATGGAAGCTCTTTGTTTAACTTTGCACGAGCGTGGGCTTCGATTAATAAACAGGTTGGTCTCTTGGACGCCAaagatgatattaatgagttggtAACTTCTGATGGTTTCCAGATCCCAAGTTTTGAAAGGAGTTCGATCAAAGACCCGCATGATCTATCTACTTTGATGGTAAAGGTTCTGGGACCGAGGATAACTGAGCAGATCGAGAAATTGCTACCTCAAGAGGACATTGTTCAAGATTCTACGAAAATCATGGTTAAAACAACCTTTTTTTTAACTGGAGGCAGTATCCAGGACCTCAAGAAAACAATATTAACAAAACGACCCACAATAACATACTTGTCATCGTTCACTGCTGCCTGTGCTTATCTGTGGACATGTTTTGCAAAAACGAGGGCTACTATCGGGGGAGAGGTGCATAATCTTGATGAGTGTCAGAACTTTGGGTTTACAATGGATTGTCGTGCTCGATTGGATCCGCCCCTTCCTGCTTCTTACTTCGGTAATTGCTTAGCACCATGTCTCGGAGTACTTACAGGGAGAGTTTTGGTTGGAGATGAAGGCCTTGTTGCAGCTGCAGAAGTATTTGGAAATAATATTTCTATGAAGCTGAAGGGAGGTCCCTTGCACGGTTCGGATAAATGGCTAGATGATTTTGCTGGAGCAATGAGAGGGGAGTGGACTATTGGCATTGCTGGTTCCCCAAAGTTGGACTATTACAACGATATTGATTTCGGATGGGGTAAACCATTAAAGTTCGAATTTGTTGAAGAGCCGTTATCCATGTCAAGGTGTAAAGATTCAAATGCCGACCTCGAAATTGGTATAGTTCTACCTAAAAATGAGATGGATGTTTTTTCTACTATATTTGCTCAGGGTTTGCAAAGCTTTAATACTTAACAAATCGTTTGCGTAAACGGAGATTTTTGAAGCGGGGGCATGAGACCTCTGATTTCTGTACTACATACATAAtgcttatttttatttttttgcaaTAATTATTAACTGCTTGATCTGCTTTAAAATTGTTAGCCTGTCTATTTTCTATGATTTCTTGCTCAATAATTGATCCTTGACTAGGGGATTTTTGTCTTTAGGGGAAGTACTATTAAAAAGGGGTTTCGCTTATTAAAAATGGTCGCTTATTCAAAAGGGGATGCTGGGTTGGGTGGTATGGCC is a window of Apium graveolens cultivar Ventura chromosome 11, ASM990537v1, whole genome shotgun sequence DNA encoding:
- the LOC141697674 gene encoding malonyl-coenzyme A:anthocyanin 3-O-glucoside-6''-O-malonyltransferase-like; translation: MENQSLTVNVLEHCGVSPPADTVKVTSLPLNFFDLMWLTFHPLGRVIFFDFPYSTSHFIEHTLPNLKTSLSLALKHFTPLAGNLVAPCDTNSNTEFLFRYLDGDSVSVTVAECTDDLDYLIGIHARDASMLNAFVPQLPSATCVEISGKKCSVAPVFAIQITVFPRRAICIGIRSAHAVADGSSLFNFARAWASINKQVGLLDAKDDINELVTSDGFQIPSFERSSIKDPHDLSTLMVKVLGPRITEQIEKLLPQEDIVQDSTKIMVKTTFFLTGGSIQDLKKTILTKRPTITYLSSFTAACAYLWTCFAKTRATIGGEVHNLDECQNFGFTMDCRARLDPPLPASYFGNCLAPCLGVLTGRVLVGDEGLVAAAEVFGNNISMKLKGGPLHGSDKWLDDFAGAMRGEWTIGIAGSPKLDYYNDIDFGWGKPLKFEFVEEPLSMSRCKDSNADLEIGIVLPKNEMDVFSTIFAQGLQSFNT